One window from the genome of Bacillus mesophilus encodes:
- a CDS encoding YhcN/YlaJ family sporulation lipoprotein, translated as MNKRLLLATGFVSLSLLTACQYEAFSDDQEFYKESGNAVHMTDRNETYNTNNLTGMDKDDVGTNYGYVRHQKSPIPGDNGELNEIAAIDREQIADTISKMAVMLPNVNDVATLVTDEEVLIAYKTDTENRFETADQVKKTAMSVVPRFYHVYVSDQPNMIDEIQRYGNLDSNSRDIDRIMDVTIKEMLNAPQGRKLSDGENANGEMINEMNDGVGDEDYNNGTNMNNNKNNNNNNTNTNGNDTNRVRNFNNEGMTEDDEANYRNNQL; from the coding sequence TTGAACAAAAGACTTTTATTAGCAACTGGATTTGTTTCGTTATCACTTTTGACTGCATGCCAATACGAGGCTTTCTCTGATGATCAAGAGTTTTATAAAGAATCCGGAAACGCGGTTCACATGACAGACAGAAATGAAACTTACAACACCAATAACCTTACTGGTATGGACAAAGATGATGTAGGAACAAACTATGGATATGTTCGTCATCAAAAAAGTCCAATCCCAGGAGACAATGGTGAATTAAATGAAATAGCTGCCATTGACCGTGAACAGATTGCGGACACAATTAGTAAGATGGCTGTGATGTTACCAAATGTAAACGATGTAGCAACCTTGGTAACTGACGAAGAAGTTTTAATTGCGTATAAAACGGATACAGAAAATCGCTTTGAAACAGCTGACCAGGTAAAGAAAACAGCTATGTCAGTTGTTCCACGTTTTTATCACGTGTATGTGTCCGATCAACCTAACATGATTGACGAAATACAAAGATACGGCAATCTTGATTCAAATAGCCGTGATATTGATCGTATTATGGATGTCACCATCAAGGAGATGCTTAATGCTCCACAAGGTAGAAAATTAAGTGATGGTGAGAATGCGAACGGTGAAATGATTAATGAGATGAACGATGGTGTTGGGGATGAAGATTATAACAACGGAACCAACATGAACAACAACAAAAACAACAATAATAACAACACCAATACTAATGGTAACGATACGAACAGAGTAAGAAACTTCAATAATGAAGGCATGACTGAGGATGACGAAGCAAATTATCGCAACAATCAACTATAA